A window of the Anoplopoma fimbria isolate UVic2021 breed Golden Eagle Sablefish chromosome 17, Afim_UVic_2022, whole genome shotgun sequence genome harbors these coding sequences:
- the LOC129105930 gene encoding prostacyclin synthase-like: protein MIWTLFLLGQAVLLYFILTHRSRSKSDPPLDKGVIPWLGHALEFGKDASKFLNRMKQKHGDIFTVRAAGRYVTVLLDPHSYDTVINDSDSLDFTRYAQVLMERIFNLRLPHHQPAKAKAMMKKHFLGVNFAALNTTMSRHLQASLKAEMPQNQKNWKEEGLFNFSYSLLFKAGYLTLFGGEQNNNRTDPSSVYEEYKKFDGLLTKMARGTLKPEEKRSAQSVRQRLWELLAPAGLTEDSESSPWLHDYRRLLQEEGADEETQKKAVLMQLWATQGNVGPAAFWLLGYLLTNPDALTAVKREFSGISPMETSETSSLDRPMATPVFDSALEETLRLTAAPFITREVVQEKTLHMADGQKYQLRKGDRVCLFPFNSPQMDPEIHHEPQKYKYDRFLNQDGSVKGDFYKGGRRLKYYTMPWGAGTNGCVGKQFAINTIRQFVYMVLTNYDLELCDLNAQMPEVNSSRYGFGMLQPEGDLLVRYKPRNTN from the exons ATGATCTGGACCCTTTTTCTGCTCGGGCAAGCTGTcctgctttattttattctcaCACACAGATCGAG aTCCAAGAGCGATCCTCCTCTAGATAAAGGAGTTATCCCATGGTTAGGCCATGCACTTGAGTTTGGAAAAGATGCTTCCAAGTTCTTAAACCGGATGAAGCAGAAACACGGTGACATTTTCACA GTGCGTGCTGCTGGACGTTATGTGACGGTGCTGCTGGATCCGCACTCGTACGACACAGTCATCAATGACTCCGACTCCCTGGACTTTACCCGCTATGCACAGGTGCTCATGGAGAGGATCTTCAACCTGCGGCTCCCACATCACCAGCCGGCTAAAGCCAAAGCGATGATGAAGAA GCATTTCCTGGGAGTGAATTTTGCCGCCCTGAACACCACCATGAGCAGACACCTGCAGGCCTCGCTGAAAGCCGAGATGCCTCAGAACCAGAAAAACTGGAAAGAGGAGGGACTGTTCAACTTTTCTTACAGCTTACTCTTCAA GGCGGGGTACCTGACGCTGTTTGGAGGAGAACAGAACAACAACCGCACTGACCCCTCGAGTGTCTATGAAGAGTACAAGAAGTTTGATGGTCTCTTAACCAAAATGGCGAGGGGCACACTGAAGCCAG aggagaagaggtCAGCCCAGAGTGTTCGGCAGAGGCTGTGGGAGCTTCTGGCTCCAGCCGGTCTGACTGAGGACTCGGAGTCGAGCCCTTGGCTTCACGACTACAGGcggctgctgcaggaggagggggcCGATGAAGAGACGCAGAAGAAAGCTGTACTGATGCAACTTTGGGCCACGCAG ggtAATGTTGGTCCTGCTGCATTTTGGCTCTTGGGCTACTTATTGACAAATCCTGACGCTCTGACAGCAGTGAAAAGGGAGTTCAGCGGGATCTCACCAATGGAAACCTCAGAGACCTCATCCCTGGACAGACCAATGGCCACACCTGTGTTTG ATAGCGCCTTGGAAGAGACACTTAGACTCACTGCTGCTCCCTTCATTACCAGAGAGGTAGTGCAGGAAAAGACCCTCCACATGGCTGATGGCCAAAAGTACCAGCTACGGAAAGGAGACAGGGTGTGTTTGTTCCCCTTCAACAGCCCTCAAATGGACCCTGAGATTCACCACGAGCCACAG AAATACAAGTATGATCGGTTCCTGAATCAAGATGGATCAGTGAAGGGAGATTTTTACAAAGGGGGGAGGCGGCTGAAATATTACACCATGCCATGGGGCGCAGGGACCAACGGCTGTGTGGGAAAGCAGTTTGCCATCAACACAATCAGACA GTTTGTTTACATGGTGTTGACTAACTATGATTTGGAGCTGTGTGACCTAAATGCTCAGATGCCGGAGGTGAATTCCAGTCGTTATGGATTTGGGATGCTACAACCGGAGGGGGACTTACTTGTCCGATACAAACCTAGGAATACAAACTAG
- the thumpd3 gene encoding THUMP domain-containing protein 3, whose amino-acid sequence MSSQEGITAEPGPTTVGPSTSSSTENDATTGEVITVTIGATVPTGFEHTAAEEVKEKIGVDARISKDRGRIYFPITTDKLFQAHLLKSVDNLFVVVEEYDHYQFKESKEETLMEMQQLASELPWTNALEVWKLNGTLKKKKGYRKGGNGTKGKSNSEATDPTVADTEQQELPQAASAAESQTKAESTSDTETSTQDSEEAEPEAKLIKFRVTCNRAGDKHSFSSNEAARDFGGAVQEFFQWKADMTKFDIEVLLNIHNVEVVIGIALTEESLHRRNISHFGPTTLRSTLCYGMLRLCQPQTSDIILDPMCGTGAIPLEGAIEFNSSFYIAGDNHDMAVNRTVNNVCHIQKRRADKGSASGLPIDTVRWDLCNLPMRTGSVDIVITDMPFGKRMGSRKNNWDLYPSCLREMARVCTPGTGKAVLLTQDKKCFAKAISRMGGLWKRLHTVWVNVGGLHAGVYLLKRTSAVFGQTPEDVYESRGTVKAQGEEKGDKELS is encoded by the exons ATGTCCTCCCAGGAAGGTATCACTGCAGAACCAGGCCCTACAACAGTGGGACCatctacctcctcctccactgagaATGATGCCACCACCGGGGAGGTCATCACTGTCACCATTGGTGCGACTGTGCCTACAGGATTTGAGCACACTGCTGCAGAAGAGGTCAAGGAGAAAATTGGGGTTGATGCCCGAATCAGCAAAGACAGGGGTCGCATCTACTTTCCGATAACCACTGACAAGCTTTTTCAG GCCCATCTTTTAAAGTCTGTGGACAACCTGTTTGTTGTGGTTGAGGAATATGATCATTACCAATTCAAAGAATCAAAG gagGAGACATTGATGGAGATGCAGCAGCTCGCCTCCGAACTCCCCTGGACTAATGCCTTAGAGGTGTGGAAACTAAATGGcaccctgaaaaaaaagaaaggttacCGGAAAGGAGGAAATGGCACCAAAGGAAAATCTAATAGTGAGGCCACTGATCCAACTGTGGCTGACACTGAGCAGCAAGAGCTTCCTCAGGCGGCGTCTGCTGCTGAAAGCCAGACGAAGGCAGAGAGCACGTCTGACACGGAGACCAGCACACAGGACTCAGAAGAGGCAGAACCTGAGGCCAAACTCATCAAGTTTCGTGTGACTTGCAACAGGGCTGGTGATAAACACAGCTTTTCCTCTAATGAGGCAGCCAGAGACTTTGGTGGAGCTGTGCAAGAATTCTTCCAGTGGAAAGCAGACATGACAAAGTTTGACATAGAG GTGTTACTAAACATACACAATGTAGAGGTGGTGATCGGCATTGCACTCACAGAAGAGAGTCTTCACAGGAGGAACATCAGTCACTTTGGACCCACCACTCTGCGGTCTACCTTGTGTTATGGCATGCTCAG GCTTTGTCAACCTCAGACATCAGATATAATACTGGATCCGATGTGTGGGACTGGAGCTATACCATTAGAG GGGGCCATTGAATTTAACAGTTCATTCTACATTGCCGGTGACAACCATGACATGGCAGTTAACCGCACAGTAAATAATGTATGTCACATACAGAAACGGAGGGCAGACAAAGGCAG TGCTTCTGGATTGCCCATTGACACAGTACGTTGGGATCTTTGCAATTTACCCATGAGGACCGGCTCTGTCGACATTGTAATCACTGACATGCCCTTTGGGAAGAG AATGGGCTCAAGGAAGAACAACTGGGACCTGTACCCCTCCTGTCTGAGAGAAATGGCCCGTGTGTGCACACCGGGCACAGGGAAGGCTGTCTTGTTGACTCAGGACAAGAAGTGCTTTGCAAAG GCAATCTCGAGGATGGGAGGACTGTGGAAGAGGCTGCATACTGTTTGGGTCAATGTCGGGGGTTTACATGCTGGAGTCTACCTCCTCAAGCGGACCAGTGCCGTGTTTGGCCAAACTCCGGAGGATGTCTATGAATCAAGAGGAACAGTTAAGGCTCAAGGGGAAGAGAAGGGCGACAAGGAGCTCTCTTAA